In one window of Gossypium hirsutum isolate 1008001.06 chromosome A01, Gossypium_hirsutum_v2.1, whole genome shotgun sequence DNA:
- the LOC107892219 gene encoding protein YIPF5 homolog, with protein MSKQFTVPPVVFPSGGGVNPNVGNINQRRVPTAPFQPSSSAIPFMAFDIGSVPSSSGSLGGTISTSAVSSSASFEDEEPLLDELGIHPDQIWHKTRSILNPFRVNPAAHKDSDLSGPIFLYLSFCLFQLLGGKIQFGIILGWIVVSSIFLYVVFNMLAGRNNGNLDLHTCTSVVGYCMLPVVILSAVSLFMPQGICVVRYATAGVFVVWATRSCANLMVALADGVEEHRGLIAYACFLIYALFSLLVIF; from the coding sequence ATGAGCAAACAATTCACAGTGCCACCGGTGGTTTTTCCGTCAGGCGGTGGTGTCAACCCCAACGTCGGCAACATCAACCAACGCCGTGTCCCAACGGCTCCTTTCCAGCCCTCTTCCTCCGCCATACCCTTCATGGCCTTCGATATTGGGTCGGTTCCATCATCATCCGGATCCTTGGGCGGCACAATCTCCACGTCAGCCGTATCCTCTTCCGCCTCATTCGAAGACGAAGAACCCCTCCTCGACGAACTGGGCATCCACCCGGACCAAATCTGGCACAAAACGAGATCCATCCTCAATCCTTTCCGGGTCAACCCTGCGGCCCATAAAGACTCGGATCTCTCCGGCCCGATCTTCCTCTACTTGTCTTTCTGCTTATTCCAGCTCCTCGGCGGCAAGATCCAGTTCGGCATAATCCTGGGGTGGATCGTGGTCTCCTCGATTTTCCTCTACGTGGTTTTCAACATGTTGGCGGGTCGCAACAACGGCAACCTAGATCTGCACACGTGTACGAGCGTGGTTGGTTACTGTATGTTGCCGGTGGTGATATTATCGGCGGTGTCGCTTTTCATGCCGCAGGGGATTTGTGTGGTGAGGTACGCAACGGCGGGGGTATTCGTGGTTTGGGCCACTAGGTCTTGCGCCAATTTGATGGTGGCCCTTGCTGATGGGGTGGAAGAACACCGTGGGCTGATCGCGTATGCTTGTTTCTTGATCTACGCATTATTTTCGCTTCTGGTCATATTTTAA